A genomic stretch from Penaeus monodon isolate SGIC_2016 chromosome 25, NSTDA_Pmon_1, whole genome shotgun sequence includes:
- the LOC119589181 gene encoding uncharacterized protein LOC119589181 isoform X1, producing the protein MKVALVLALAACAAAMPSPDPGFVYSYGHPLVYSSYPVVKTVKAETPASTAPLVYTYGHKLPLTYGYPYSFPYTFPYTYPYLVKADEADEEEPMPEEEAVAEE; encoded by the exons ATGAAGGTCGCG CTGGTTCTCGCCCTGGCTGCTTGTGCTGCTGCCATGCCCTCTCCTGACCCTGGCTTCGTCTACTCCTACGGCCATCCTCTCGTCTACTCCTCCTACCCCGTCGTCAAGACTGTCAAGGCCGAGACCCCCGCCAGCACCGCCCCCCTCGTCTACACCTACG GTCACAAACTTCCCCTCACCTACGGGTACCCATACAGCTTCCCATACACCTTCCCCTACACTTACCCCTACCTGGTCAAGGCCGACGAGGCCGACGAGGAGGAACCTATGCCTGAGGAAGAAGCTGTTGCCGAGGAATAG
- the LOC119589180 gene encoding uncharacterized protein LOC119589180: MKATLVLALVACAAAMPSPDPGFVYPYGHPLVYSSYPVVKTVKAETPASAFPFVYSYGHKLPLTYGYPYSFPYTFPYTYPYLVKADEADEEEPLPEEEAVAEE; the protein is encoded by the exons ATGAAGGCTACG CTGGTTCTCGCTCTGGTGGCATGTGCTGCTGCCATGCCCTCTCCTGACCCTGGCTTCGTCTACCCCTACGGCCATCCCCTCGTCTACTCCTCCTACCCCGTCGTCAAGACTGTCAAAGCCGAGACCCCAGCCAGCGCCTTCCCCTTCGTCTACTCCTACG GTCACAAACTTCCCCTCACCTACGGGTACCCATACAGCTTCCCATACACCTTCCCCTACACTTATCCCTACTTGGTCAAGGCCGACGAGGCCGACGAGGAGGAACCTCTGCCTGAGGAGGAAGCTGTAGCCGAGGAATAG
- the LOC119589178 gene encoding uncharacterized protein LOC119589178, translating to MKATLVLALVACAAAMPSPDPGFVYPYGHPLVYSSYPVVKTVKAETPASAVPFVYSYGHKLPLTYGYPYSFPYTFPYTYPYLVKADEADEEEPMPEEEAVAEE from the exons ATGAAGGCTACG CTGGTTCTCGCCCTGGTGGCCTGTGCTGCTGCCATGCCCTCTCCTGACCCTGGCTTCGTGTACCCCTACGGCCATCCCCTCGTCTACTCCTCGTACCCCGTCGTCAAGACTGTCAAAGCCGAGACCCCAGCCAGCGCCGTCCCCTTCGTCTACTCCTACG GTCACAAACTTCCCCTCACCTACGGGTACCCATACAGCTTCCCATACACCTTCCCCTACACTTACCCCTACCTGGTCAAGGCCGACGAGGCCGACGAGGAGGAACCTATGCCTGAGGAAGAAGCTGTTGCCGAGGAATAG
- the LOC119589374 gene encoding uncharacterized protein LOC119589374: MSVVHSRIHKTSIHHEGYGKETFLFFLSSNQLVLALAACAAAIPSPDPGFVYPYGHPLVYSSYPVVKTVKAETPASAVPFVYSYGHKLPLTYGYPYNFPYTFPYTYPYLVKADEADEEEPMPEEEAVAEE; this comes from the exons ATGTCAGTCGTCCATTCCAGGATTCACAAGACAAGCATCCACCATGAAGGCTACGGTAAAGAAACGTTTCTTTT CTTTTTGTCTTCCAATCAGCTGGTTCTCGCCCTGGCTGCTTGTGCTGCTGCCATACCCTCTCCTGACCCTGGCTTCGTCTACCCCTACGGCCATCCCCTCGTCTACTCCTCCTACCCCGTCGTCAAGACTGTCAAAGCCGAGACCCCAGCCAGCGCCGTCCCCTTCGTCTACTCCTACG GTCACAAACTTCCCCTCACCTACGGGTACCCATACAACTTCCCATACACCTTCCCCTACACTTACCCCTACCTGGTCAAGGCCGACGAGGCCGACGAGGAGGAACCTATGCCTGAGGAGGAAGCTGTAGCCGAGGAATAG